Below is a window of Pseudarthrobacter equi DNA.
ATTACCCCGGCGGCGGATCGCAGTACGCGGGATGGTACTCCCCGGTCTATGGCATGCAGACCCCCGGCGAGGGCATCAAGGCCGGCTGGCACGGGGTGGGTCCGGTGGTGGACCCGGACAGGCGCACCTTCGAGCCGGAACCGCAGCAGCTCGCTGCCCTGCAGGCCTATGCGAGGACCTGGCTGCCCGGCGTGGACGCCGACGCCTTCGATGCCATCAGCTGCACCTACACCACCACCCCGGATGAGGACTTCGTCCTGGACCGGATTGGGCCAGTGGTGATCGGCGCCGGGTTCTCCGGCCACGGGTTCAAGTTCACTCCCGTGGTGGGCCGGATTCTTGCCGACCTCGCCACGGGCACCCGCCCCGCCCCAGCCATCTTCAGCGCCTCGCGCTAGCTGCTCCCGGCCGGATCAGCTGCCGCGGCGGCCTGAATCCTCCACTTCGGTGCGGCCCGGACCGGGGGCCTCCCCGCCGTCGTCGTCCCCGTTCGTTGCATCCTGGTTCGAGGCTGTGTCCTGTCCGGAAACCTGGTCCTGCCCGGCGGCGGCATCCCCGGCACCGGCGGCCTGCATCCCCGGCATGGCCAGCACCGCCAGGACCGTCAGGAGCCCGGCCACCAGGGCTGCCAGGAAGACGGCGCTGGATGCGGCCACCACGGCCTGGCCGTTTCCCTCACCGCCCGGGTTGCCGGAGTAGATGGCGTTGGCCACGGCGCCGAACACCGCCACGCCCAGGGCGCTGCCGATGGAGCGGGCAAACATGTTGGTGCTGGTCACCACGCCGCGCTCGTTCCACCGCACGCTGGACTGCGCGGCGATCAGCGTGGGCGTTGCGAGCAGGCCGAGGCCCAGGCCCACGACGAAGCAGCTGGATGCTATCAGCGCCACGTTCGGCGTCCCTGCCGTCGACGCCAGGATGAGCAGCCCGGCCACGGTGATGGAAATGCCGATCAGGCCGGTGGCCTTGAACCCGATCCGCAGGTACAGGCGGCCGGCCTGGGACGCGCTGAGCGGCCAACCGAGGGTCAGCGCCGCCAGGGCCAGGCCCGCCACCAGCGGCGAAACGGACAGCGCACCCTCCAGGAAAGTGGGCACGTAGGAGGTCAGGCCAATCATCACCGCACCCACGCCAAAGGATGCGAGCGCCGTGGTCACCAGCAGGCGCCGCTGCACCACCCAGGACGGCAGGATGGGTTCCGCAGCGCGCCGTTCCACCAGGATGAAGACCACCAGGAGCACCGCACCGACGCCGAAGACGGCAAAGCTGACCGGCGAATCCCACGCCCAGGCCTCGCCGCCCTGCAGAGCGCCGAGGATCAGCAGGCCCAAAGAGCCCGCCATCAGTGCCGCTCCGGCGTAATCCACCGTGTGCTTGGCGCGTTCCACCTTCTCGTGCAGCGTCCGCACCAGCATCCAACCGGCCAGGATGCACAGCGGGATGTTGACCAGGAAGATTCCGCGCCAGATTCCCAGCGCCGAGAACACGCCGCCCAGGCTGGGCCCCACCACGGAGGACACCGCCCACACACTGGCCAGGTACCCCTGGACCTTGGCGCGCTCCTCCAGCGAGTAGATGTCGCCGGCGATGGTGATGCTGACCGGCAGCACAGCACCGGCGCCCAACCCCTGCAACGCGCGGAAGGCGATCAGGGACGGCATGCTCCAGGCCACGCCGCAGAGGACGGAGCCCAGCAGGAACAGTCCGATGCCTGTCAGGATGATCGGCTTGCGGCCCACCATGTCTGACAGCTTGCCGTAGATGGGCACGGAGACGGCCTGGGCCAACAGATACGCCGAGAACAGCCACGGGAACGAGGAGAACCCGCCAACGTCGCGGACGATGGACGGGACGGCGGTGGCCACGATGGTGGAGTCGATCGCCACCAGTCCGGTGGACAGCATCAAGGCGATGAGGATGGGGCCACGCTCCGAGCGGAACCCCACCCCCTGGGCGCGGGCGGTCATCATGAGTCTCGATTCGGTTTCTGTATCCCTGATCCTTCCACTCTAGGTACCCCGGACAAGCGCTGCCTACCGTCCGGACTGGTGCGCATCCAGGAGGCGGGCGCAGCGGATGAAGCCCAGGTGGGAATATGCCTGCGGATGGTTGCCCAGGTGGGTCTCGGTGCCGGGATCGTATTCCTCCGGCAACAGCCCGGTGGGCCCGAAGAGGTTCACCAACTGGTCGAACAAATCCCAGGCTTCATCGATGCGGCCCACGGCGACATAGGCCTCGATCAGCCAGGTGGTGCAGATGTGGAAGCCGCCCTCCAGGCCCGGCAGGCCGTCGTCGTACCGGTACCGGAAGACTGTGGGCCCCACCCTCAGTTCCCGTTCCACGGCGGTGACCGTGTCCAGGAAGCGCTGGTCGGTGACATCCAGCAGGCCGGAAAGTCCTATGTGCAGGACGGCGGCATCGAGGTCCGGGCTGTCGTAGGCCACCGTGTAGGACTTGGCCGATTCGTCCCAGCCCTCCCGCAGCACCTCGTCCCGGATGGTGGCGGCCATGGGAGCCCAGGCGGGGTCCGGCTCCCTGCCGTGCCGGTCAGCTGTCCGCAGTGCCCTGTCCAGGGTCACCCAGCACATCACCTTGGAGTAGACGTGGTGGCGTGCCGGGCGCCGGGCTTCCCAGATGCCGTGGTCCGGTTCATGCCAGCGGGCCAGGACTGCCGAGGCCATCTGGACCAGCAGCTCCCAGTGCTCGTCGGCGAGTGCGCCCTCCTTCGAACTCAGGGTATGGATCAGTTCGGCAACGGGGCCAAAGACGTCCAGCTGGACCTGGTGGTCCGCCGCGTTTCCGATCCGGACCGGGCGGGAACCGGCGTAGCCCGGGAGGCTGTCCACCACGGCTTCCGTGGACAGCGGCGCACCGGTGACGGAGTACAGCGGATGCAGCCACTCCGGGCCCGGGGCATGCTCAAGGATCCGCCCCAGCCACCCAAGGAACCCGGCAGCCTCCGCGGTGGAGCCGAGGTCCGCCAGGGCATTGACAGTCATGGACCCGTCCCGCAGCCAGCAGTACCGGTAGTCCCAGTTCCTTGTTCCGCCGATGCCCTCGGGCAGGGACGTGGTGGGGGCGGCGAGGACTGCGCCAGTGGGTTCGTGGACCAAGGCCCGGAGCACCAGCGCCGAGCGCCGTACCAGCGAGGGTTTCACGGACGGAAGGGCAAGTCTCTGCACCCACTGGCGGGCGTGGAGGGCCACCTCCGCCCGGCGTTCCGTCTCACCCTGCGGGTCTGCAGGCCGGGGTTCAGTGTCGCCGCAGCGCAGGTTGAGCACCACCGGCCCGGACTGGAGGTTCACCGATGCCGTGGCCGTGCCGTGCCTGCCGTCCGAGGTGATGCTGAAGGTCACGCCCGGCGCGAAGAGAATGATCGGTTCCGACGTGCCCACCACATGCAGCTCGTCGCCGCGGGCCTCCATGACGAACGGGGCGTTCGCGTAGTCAGGCCGCGGTGCGAAGGTGATCCGGGCAGCCCCGGTGCCGGTCAGCACCCGGACCAGGCTGGTGATGCCTTCCGGGGCCGGTTCGAGGTAGTCGGTGACCGTGACGTCCGCCCACCGGGTTTCGACGATCATGGTGCTGTCCACGTAGCGCTGGCCCAGCACCTGCGATGCCTTTGCCGGTTCCACGGAGAAGTGGCCGGCCGCGTCACCGCCAAGGATGTGGGCGAACACCGAGCCGGAGTCCGGCAGCGGGTGGCTCATCCAGCAGACCTTGGCATCCGGTGTCAGCAGTGCGGTGGAGGAGCCGTTGCCGATCAAGGTGTGCCGTTCGAGGCCCACGGCGTCCTCGCCGAACAGCCAGGCCCGGCGCAGTTCGAAGAGCAGGGCAAGGACCCGGGCAAAGGACTCGGGGTCGCGGACCCGGTGTGCCGCTGCGGTTTCGCCCCCGCCGACCCGCAGGCCCAGGTCCGGGCCGCGGAGCGTGGCGATGGCCAGTTCGTCGCTGTCGGCGTCGCCCGCGAACATGGCTGCACTGGCGCCGAGCCGGGACCGGAGGGTTTCCAGTGCCTCGCCCTTGGACGGCTCCACCACGGACAGGTCCAGCACCGAGCCGTCCACGATGAAGAACAGCCCGTGGGCGCGCGCTATCTCCCGGGCAGTTTCGGTCACCGAGGCGACGACCTCTGCCGGGGCCGGACGGGTGTGGACCGAAACAGCCACCGGTTTGCGCTCAATCCAAACGCCGCTCTGGAACCCTACGGCCTCGTTGAGCGCAGCGTTGACCTTTTGCAGGACCGATTCGGTGGCAAGCGTCTGGGTGTGCGCGAAGCCCATGTCCGACTCCGCGCCGTGCGACCCGATGAGGTGGACCTCCACGGGGAGCCGGGACACCGCCGCCAGGTCCCTCAGGGAACGGCCTGAAATGATGGCGGCGTGCGTGCTGGGCAGGGCGGCAAGTGCCCGCAAGGCGATGGCGGCGCTGCCCAGCGGGAGGATCTCGGTGGAAATGCCTTCCGCGTCGCACAAGGTGCCGCCGTAGTTGCAGGCCACCAGCAGGGCGGGAACACGTGCCAGAACCTTCAGTTCGTCCAGCAGCGCCGGGGTCAGCCCGCTGTCCGCCGCATCCGCCTGGACAAACGACCGGAGCACGTCCAGCGGAAGGGAACGGGTGAGCAGGGCGGAATCCGCCACGCTCTGGTTCAAAGGCGTGGGCATCAGGGAACCCCTTCGAGGCAGAACCAGGCCGGGACTGCAGCCGCTGGGTCACCTGCGGACTACCGGTTGGCGCCCCTCCCGAAGATCCTGGCGGATTCCCGGGGGAGCATTACCCATCGTCATCCCCGGCGGTTTCCCCTGAATATCCCCTTCATTGCGTATGTGTAAAAGCCCGGGCAGGCGGAAGCTCAGACGCGCGCCAGCCCGGCCACCTCGGCCAGCAGTTCCACCGAGCGCAGGCGGGCGTCCGTGCCGGTGCTCTGGTGCGCCACGATGAGTTCGTCGGCGTCGGCATGCCTGCCGAACCCGTCAAGGTAGTCCAGGACGACGTCGGGCGTTCCCACTGCGGAGTAGGTCATCATCTGCGAGACGTGCTGGCCCTGCGGGGAGTCGAGGATCATGTCCGCCTCGTCATCGGTGAATTCCCGGGTCCCGCCGCCGAAGAACAGGGACACGCGCGCGCGTTTGGTGGCCTGCATCATCTCCTGCGCCTCGGACGCGGAATCGGCCGCGATCACGTTGACGCCGGCGATCACGTGCGGGGCGTCCAGCTGCGCCGAAGGCTTGAACTCGCGGCGGTAGACGGCCACCGCATCCTTGAGCGCGTTGGGTGCAAAGTGCGAGGCGAAGGCGTACGGCAGGCCCAGCTGGGCAGCGAGCCGCGCGCCGAACAAGGACGATCCCAGGATGTAGAGCGGGACGTTGGTGCCCTTGCCGGGGGTTGCCTCCACGCCCTGGATCCGTGTGGGTCCGGTGAGGTAGCCCTGCAGTTCCAGGACGTCCTGCGGGAAGCTGTCGGCGGACATCGGGTCGCGCCGGAGGGCCCGCATGGTGTTCTGGTCGCTGCCGGGGGCACGGCCCAGGCCCAGGTCGATCCGGCCCGGGTGCAGGGTCTCCAGGGTGCCGAACTGCTCGGCGATGGTCAGCGGCGAGTGGTTGGGCAGCATGACCCCGCCGGCGCCGAGCCGGATTCTTTCAGTGTTCGCGGCCACGTGTGCGATCAGCACACTGGTAGCGGACGACGCGATGGACGACATGTTGTGGTGCTCGGCGTACCAGACCCGCCGGTACCCCAGTTTCTCGGCGCTCTGCGCCATGGCCACGCTGCCCGCGAAGCTTTCCGCCGCCGTCTGGCCTTTGCCGATGGTTGCCAGGTCAAGGATGGAAAGCGGGAGGGTCACGTCGGGTGCCGGCCTTTCGGAGCGTTGCGTACGGAATATCGTTGCGTCATGGCGCCCGCCGGAATCGCGGCAGGCACAGAGGGTATAACCACCGCGGCGGCCGGCTTATTTCTGTGATCTGCGGAATACCCAGCACACTGATGATGTTGCCGCCCCTATGAGCCCAGACACGAACAGCCCAGACACGAACAGCGCAGACACGAAGAGCACAGGGACAACGAACCAGTCCGCCACCATCGACCTCAAGGACCTCGGAACCGTGCAGCGGCTCGGCTTCGGTGCGATGCGCATCGTGGGCGACGGCGTCTGGGGCGAGCCCGCGGACCGGGCGGCCGCCGTGGCCGTGGTGCGCCGCGCCGTCGAACTCGGCGTCGATTTCATTGACACCGCGGATTCCTATGGCCCGAACATCAGCGAGGAAATCATCGCCGAAGCCCTGCACCCCTACAAGGACGGCCTGAGAATCGCCACGAAGGTGGGATTTACCCGCACCGGGCCCAACAAGTGGGTTCCCGTGGGCCGGCCCGAATACCTGCGCCAGCAGGCGGAACTGAGCCTCCGCAAGCTGAAGGTGGACACCATCGACCTGCTGCAGCTGCACCGTATCGATCCCAAGGTGGACGCCGAGGAACAGTTCGGTGTGCTGCGTGAACTCCAGGACGAGGGCAAGGTCCGGGCGCTGGGGCTGTCGCAGGTCAGCGTGGCCGAACTCGAAGCCGCCGGAAAGCACTTCACTGTTTCCACCGTCCAGAACCGCTACAACCTGACGGACCGCAGCTCCGAGGACGTGCTGCGCTACTCCGAGGAGAAGGGCATCGGTTTCATCCCGTGGGCCCCGATTTCCGCGGGCGAGCTGGCACAGCCTGGCGGTCCGCTGGACGAGGCCGCCTCGCGTCTGGATGCCACCACCTCGCAGGTGGCCCTGGCGTGGCTCCTCCGCCGTTCCCCCGTCATGATGCCCATCCCCGGCACGGGATCCCTCAGCCACCTGGAGGAGAACATCGCAGCGGCGGGCATCACGCTCGACGACGACACGTACGCTGGGCTGGAGGCTGCCGGCAATTAGCGGCGGCTTTCCACGCAGTGCCCAGCAACACAACAGGCAGGAGAACAGCATGGCTAACGTTTTGATGGTTGTTTCAGCAGCCGATTCCCTCACCATGAAGGACGGCAGCGAACACCCCACCGGCTTCTGGGCTGAAGAACTGGTGGTCTCGCACCAGACCCTGGTGGACGCCGGACACACTGTCCACATCGCCACACCGGGCGGCGCGAAGCCCACCGTGGACCAGGTCAGCCTGGCCGCAGATTCCGCCGGCGGTGAGGAACGCGCCGAGGGCTTCCGGGACTACCTGGCCAAGATCGGCACCGAACTGTCGCAGCCCCTGGTGCTCGCCGACGTCGACATCGCTTCCTACGACGCCGTGGTGATGCCCGGCGGGCACGGCCCGATGGCCGACCTCTACAAGGACGCCGATCTGGGCCGCCTGCTGGTGGCCGCGGACAAGGACGGCAAGGTCATCGCGCCGTTCTGCCACGGCCCAGCGGGCCTGCTCAGCGCAACGGACGACGCCGGGACGTTCATTTTCGCGGGACGGCGCCTGACGGTCTTCAGCAACGAAGAGGAACTGAACGGCGGCACCGGCGAGAACACGCCCTGGCTTGTGGAGGACGCGCTGAAGGAGAAGGGCGCGATCGTCAACAACGCCGCTGCCTGGTCTTCCCACGTGGTCCGCGACGGGAACCTGATCACCGGCCAGAACCCGCAGTCCAGCGAGGACGTGGCCAAGGAAGTCATCAAGGCCCTGGGCTGACAGGCTTAGCGCTTTCCGGCCGGATGGCCTGAAGCCCACGCATTGACGGAGGGGACCAGCTCTTGGGAGCTGGTCCCCTCCGTCGGTGTACGCGGATTGTGACCGCGGCGGTCCCCGCATTAACTGCGGTTACTCCCCGTATCGCCCGGTTTCGGGGCCTTTGATTCTGCCGGTGGCACTCCCGGATAGTTGCTGCAACGCGCATCATCCGTCGCATCAACTTCGTACCTCCAAGGAGGAAACCATGGCCATCCCCACGCCGAAACCGGCCCTTATCGCGGCCCTGGCAGTGTCCCTGCTGGGCCTGGCCGCATGCGCCGATCCGGGCGCGACGGCGGCGACAGGACCGACGTCGGAGACGACCGCCACCGCAGCCGGCAAGACCTTCAACCTGTCCCCCGAGCAGGACCGCTTCAAGGTGGACGTGGACCAGGCAGCGGCCGTGCAGGTTCCCGACGCCATCAAGGCCGATGGCAAGCTGACAGTGGTGACCACCGGCGGCACGGCCCCGCTGAGCACGTTCGCCTCCGACAACAAGACCCTGATTGGCAGCGAGGTGGACATCGCCTACGCCGTGGGCGAGACGCTCGGCCTGCAGGTTGAGGTCCTCCCCGTCGCGTGGGCCGACTGGCCGTTGGGCATCGAGTCGGCCAAATACGAAGCCGTCCTTTCCAACGTGACCGTCACCGAGGCGCGCAAGGAGAAGTTCGACTTCGCCACGTACCGCAACGACCTGCTCGGTTTCTACGCCAAGAGCGACTCGGACATCACCGAGGTGAAGGAAGCCAAGGACGTGGCGGGCAAGCGGGTCATCGTGGGCTCCGGCACCAACCAGGAAGCAATCCTGGTGCGCTGGGACGAGGAGAACAAGAAGAACGGCCTCAAGCCGGTGGAGTTCCAGTATTACGACGACGACTCCGCCTCCGGACTGGCCCTCCAGTCGGGCCGGGCGGACCTGACCTTCGGGCCCAACGCCGGGGCTGCCTACAAGGCGGCGAAGGACGGGAAGACCAAGCAGGTGGGCACCCTGGAGGGCGGCTGGCCGCTGAAGGCCGAGATCGCGTTCACCACCAAGAAGGGCAACGGCCTGGCCGTCGCAGCCCAGGCCGCCCTGAACCACCTGATTGACGACGGCACCTACGCCAAGATCCTGGACCGCTGGGGCCTGTCCTCCGAGGCAATCCCGAAGTCCGAACTGAACCCGGCGGGCCTGCCCAAGAAGTAGGCGGCCAGCGGCGGCGCCGTCCCTAGTCTTAGGACTATGGGGCCGCGAGGCCGATTGCGTGGTGGCACTAGGAGTTCCGGTGGAAGTACTTCTCCCTGAGTATCTGACCTTCGATTACCGCTGCCAGTTCCGTGGCAGGCCCGGCGTGCACCACGATCCGGACGACTATCCCCTCGTGTGGAACGTCAGCGTCAACGGCCGCACCTGGGACGGCGCGGACGACGGCGGCGACGGCAAGGAAGTCCGCGTCGGCGAAGCGGAACTGTATGTTGTTCCGGACGCCGGGATCATCGATCTGTTCCTGACCCTGGATGCCGTGAACCCGGACGTCGCCGCGGTGGGTGAAATGCTGACGATCAACCGCCCGGACCTGGTCAAGGAGCTGGCCCTGGGCGGGGATCTGCTGATCCTTTCCAAGCTGCACGTGGCTAAGGAATTCCGCACGAACAAGCTCGGCCACGAGATCCTGAAAGCCGTCCTGAGCAGCGTGGGCCGGTCAGCGTCCAAGGTCATCCTCGAAGCAGTCCCGGCGCCCACGGACAACGCCCCCGCCGAAGGAACGGACGGGTACGAGGCCGCGAAGGCATCGTTGCGCCGGTACTGGGAAAGCTTCGGCTTCCAGGCCGCCCACGGTGACTACCTGGTGTTCGATGACATGAACGGCGTCGTCGACTGACCACTCAGCCGCAACATCACTGCTGCGGAACGGGGGAAAGTGCACTGCCGGCGAGTTTGGCAATAGTCTGGCCAGATGGGGACTAATACCGTGAACTCCGGCGAGCAGCTCGACAGGCAGTCCCGCATCCTCGAAGCGGCCCTGGACCTGCTCTCCCGGCAC
It encodes the following:
- a CDS encoding type 1 glutamine amidotransferase domain-containing protein — encoded protein: MANVLMVVSAADSLTMKDGSEHPTGFWAEELVVSHQTLVDAGHTVHIATPGGAKPTVDQVSLAADSAGGEERAEGFRDYLAKIGTELSQPLVLADVDIASYDAVVMPGGHGPMADLYKDADLGRLLVAADKDGKVIAPFCHGPAGLLSATDDAGTFIFAGRRLTVFSNEEELNGGTGENTPWLVEDALKEKGAIVNNAAAWSSHVVRDGNLITGQNPQSSEDVAKEVIKALG
- a CDS encoding aldo/keto reductase, which gives rise to MSPDTNSPDTNSADTKSTGTTNQSATIDLKDLGTVQRLGFGAMRIVGDGVWGEPADRAAAVAVVRRAVELGVDFIDTADSYGPNISEEIIAEALHPYKDGLRIATKVGFTRTGPNKWVPVGRPEYLRQQAELSLRKLKVDTIDLLQLHRIDPKVDAEEQFGVLRELQDEGKVRALGLSQVSVAELEAAGKHFTVSTVQNRYNLTDRSSEDVLRYSEEKGIGFIPWAPISAGELAQPGGPLDEAASRLDATTSQVALAWLLRRSPVMMPIPGTGSLSHLEENIAAAGITLDDDTYAGLEAAGN
- a CDS encoding trehalase-like domain-containing protein, producing the protein MPTPLNQSVADSALLTRSLPLDVLRSFVQADAADSGLTPALLDELKVLARVPALLVACNYGGTLCDAEGISTEILPLGSAAIALRALAALPSTHAAIISGRSLRDLAAVSRLPVEVHLIGSHGAESDMGFAHTQTLATESVLQKVNAALNEAVGFQSGVWIERKPVAVSVHTRPAPAEVVASVTETAREIARAHGLFFIVDGSVLDLSVVEPSKGEALETLRSRLGASAAMFAGDADSDELAIATLRGPDLGLRVGGGETAAAHRVRDPESFARVLALLFELRRAWLFGEDAVGLERHTLIGNGSSTALLTPDAKVCWMSHPLPDSGSVFAHILGGDAAGHFSVEPAKASQVLGQRYVDSTMIVETRWADVTVTDYLEPAPEGITSLVRVLTGTGAARITFAPRPDYANAPFVMEARGDELHVVGTSEPIILFAPGVTFSITSDGRHGTATASVNLQSGPVVLNLRCGDTEPRPADPQGETERRAEVALHARQWVQRLALPSVKPSLVRRSALVLRALVHEPTGAVLAAPTTSLPEGIGGTRNWDYRYCWLRDGSMTVNALADLGSTAEAAGFLGWLGRILEHAPGPEWLHPLYSVTGAPLSTEAVVDSLPGYAGSRPVRIGNAADHQVQLDVFGPVAELIHTLSSKEGALADEHWELLVQMASAVLARWHEPDHGIWEARRPARHHVYSKVMCWVTLDRALRTADRHGREPDPAWAPMAATIRDEVLREGWDESAKSYTVAYDSPDLDAAVLHIGLSGLLDVTDQRFLDTVTAVERELRVGPTVFRYRYDDGLPGLEGGFHICTTWLIEAYVAVGRIDEAWDLFDQLVNLFGPTGLLPEEYDPGTETHLGNHPQAYSHLGFIRCARLLDAHQSGR
- a CDS encoding ABC transporter substrate-binding protein; this encodes MAIPTPKPALIAALAVSLLGLAACADPGATAATGPTSETTATAAGKTFNLSPEQDRFKVDVDQAAAVQVPDAIKADGKLTVVTTGGTAPLSTFASDNKTLIGSEVDIAYAVGETLGLQVEVLPVAWADWPLGIESAKYEAVLSNVTVTEARKEKFDFATYRNDLLGFYAKSDSDITEVKEAKDVAGKRVIVGSGTNQEAILVRWDEENKKNGLKPVEFQYYDDDSASGLALQSGRADLTFGPNAGAAYKAAKDGKTKQVGTLEGGWPLKAEIAFTTKKGNGLAVAAQAALNHLIDDGTYAKILDRWGLSSEAIPKSELNPAGLPKK
- a CDS encoding LLM class flavin-dependent oxidoreductase — translated: MTLPLSILDLATIGKGQTAAESFAGSVAMAQSAEKLGYRRVWYAEHHNMSSIASSATSVLIAHVAANTERIRLGAGGVMLPNHSPLTIAEQFGTLETLHPGRIDLGLGRAPGSDQNTMRALRRDPMSADSFPQDVLELQGYLTGPTRIQGVEATPGKGTNVPLYILGSSLFGARLAAQLGLPYAFASHFAPNALKDAVAVYRREFKPSAQLDAPHVIAGVNVIAADSASEAQEMMQATKRARVSLFFGGGTREFTDDEADMILDSPQGQHVSQMMTYSAVGTPDVVLDYLDGFGRHADADELIVAHQSTGTDARLRSVELLAEVAGLARV
- a CDS encoding MFS transporter, whose amino-acid sequence is MMTARAQGVGFRSERGPILIALMLSTGLVAIDSTIVATAVPSIVRDVGGFSSFPWLFSAYLLAQAVSVPIYGKLSDMVGRKPIILTGIGLFLLGSVLCGVAWSMPSLIAFRALQGLGAGAVLPVSITIAGDIYSLEERAKVQGYLASVWAVSSVVGPSLGGVFSALGIWRGIFLVNIPLCILAGWMLVRTLHEKVERAKHTVDYAGAALMAGSLGLLILGALQGGEAWAWDSPVSFAVFGVGAVLLVVFILVERRAAEPILPSWVVQRRLLVTTALASFGVGAVMIGLTSYVPTFLEGALSVSPLVAGLALAALTLGWPLSASQAGRLYLRIGFKATGLIGISITVAGLLILASTAGTPNVALIASSCFVVGLGLGLLATPTLIAAQSSVRWNERGVVTSTNMFARSIGSALGVAVFGAVANAIYSGNPGGEGNGQAVVAASSAVFLAALVAGLLTVLAVLAMPGMQAAGAGDAAAGQDQVSGQDTASNQDATNGDDDGGEAPGPGRTEVEDSGRRGS